In Palaemon carinicauda isolate YSFRI2023 chromosome 1, ASM3689809v2, whole genome shotgun sequence, the genomic stretch TAATTATCTTAATTAATAATAACTTATTACTAGGTAACTAGAAGGATAAAGGAATGTGTAGTGTACTGCTTGATCAATTTTATTTTGCTCATTCCTTAAAACTAACACAAAATACCAATatggtttataaaagaaataaaaaaaatgagagaaaatgaaattgcatggatttaaatatgtactACTGGGTAATCAATCATTCTGTACATACATCAATGTGATTTTTGCTATTGCTTATATGCAACTAGTTTCTCAATTCGGGGCTTTATGTTGACCAGAGCCACCCTCATATCATGAAGCAACCCAATTTGAAGTCGGTTCCGGGCAGTTGTTTTGATGTGGAGTATGGCGGAGAAAGCCTTTTCACAGAGGTAGGTAGTTGCAAATGAGATGATCATTTCCAGTGCAGCCTTTGATAATCCAGGGTATGCTACCAAATGATCACACCAGAAACCTGACAGCGGTACTATGCGAAATTTTATTTGACAACCCTGGTTCACCTGCAGATCAATAAGCTCCTCCTttaggttatcatcatcatccatatctGCCAAGAAGGGCTGCTGTATCCATTCTGGAAATGAATGATCCATGGGAAAGTATTGTGCCATAGTAGTCTCTAGGAGTGAGAGGTGAGCAACAATATTTTCTACAAGCATTCGCTGGATTATCTTGTCTCCATGTTTTTCATCCAGGATAGGAAATCTTCCCACATTTCCTCCCTGGATTCGACGCTTCCACAGTGATATTTTCTTCTTGAAGGCTTCTACCTTCTCTGTACAATCAATATAATTAGCAAACATGCCTTGCATGGACAAGTTGAGATCATTCAGATGACCGAAAATGTCTGCCAGGTAGGAGAGGGAGAGAATGGAAATTTCGTCCTCAAAATTTTCAGCAAAATCACTGATACTCTGGGAGAAATATTGCAATCCCATCAGCGAGCTCTGCAATACGTGTCAGCATTTTTCCGCGGGGGAGCCATCGCACTTCAGTGTGGAAGAGAAGCACCTGATATTTACTTCCCATCTCCTCTCAAAATAACTTGAACACTCTGTGGTTTAAAGCACATCCCCGGATGTAATTGACAACTTTAACACAGACAGACAGAACTTCTTTGAAATGAGATGGCAATGTCTTTACCGCCAAAGCATGGCAATGGAGTACACAGTGCTTCATAATGATATATGGTACCCTCTCCTTCACTAGAGCAGCAAATCCAGACTTATTCCCTAGCATGGCTGGGGCACCCTCTGTGCAGACTGATCCTACCTTCTCCCACTTGATCTGATGCTTCTGAAAGAATTCGTCCAAGAGTCGGATTACATCTGCTGCTTTAGTCGTTGTCTGCAAAGCCAAACAGAAGAGGAATTCTTCTTTAATCTGACCATCTTTGATGTAACGGGTATACACAATCAGTTGACTTAGGTTGGAAACATCAGTTAATTCATCCAACTGCAGACTAATGCGGGTAGGACTTGCTTGAATCTCCTCTACAATTTGGTCCAAGATCTCGCAACTCACATCTTCAACTCTTCCTCCAATGACATTATTGGACAAAGGCACATCCTTCATCTTCTTGGCTACCTCTGTTCCCAAAATTAACTCAACCATCCGAATGGTGCATGGCGTAATCAAATTTTCTGGAGTCGAATGCGAAGCCTTGGCCCTAATGCACTGGTATGCCACTTCATATGAAGCTTGTAGAAGGGGTTTCTGCACTGGGTTGAATCGAAGTTGGGGTAGTGCACCTTTCTTTTCATATCCAGCCCTCTTCGCCTGCAAGGCCTCGAGAGACTGTTCATGTTCTGTGGTTGGATGCTTCAACTGGTCGTCTCGGAGTCTAGCAGGTTTCAAATTTGAGTTACAAATGATAAAATGTCAAGTCATACACTGTGTCCGGTCTAGTCCTCCCTTATCGTCCAGGAGTGCAGTGAAACCATATTTGACATATTCATCACTCCATTTGCGTGTCTTTGGCATGGCATATTCACATAAAACTGCAAATCAAGGAAGAGGAGGATTCTAGCAAAAAAGCAACAATGAAACTTTTATAAATGacattaagaaataaagaaacagacttAAGTTATCATTAAAACATAATGCAATTAATGGTTAACCTCTTCACTACTACTGCCCTCCCAACGGtgatctaattaaaaaaaaaatctagcatagCTTCCCTATCCTTTCTATAACTATATTGATTTAACTATGGGTGGCGGGTTTGGGAGGGGTATAGTATTAGATGGGGTTACGGGATAAGAAATAAGAAGATATGGGAGAAAGGAAAGCagagtagaaaaaaatatatttgacaagAAGAAAGCAGTaagtttctacaaaaaaaaaaaaaaaaaaaaaatggttggaaaTAGAGTCTAGGGTTGACATATGTCCGGATTTTCTCAGACTTGTCCTGGATTTAAGTGTCAAAATCATCGTCCGAGGAAAATGTTGAAATTTCTCCAAATGTCCATAATTTCTTCTTTAATAATGAAGatagatatagaaaataaaaataacaacaataacaaaagaaaCAGCAAATAAACATgatgtgaatgatatatatatacagtatatacatgtatatatatatatatatatatatatatatatatatatatatatatatatatatatatatatatatatatatatatatatatatatatatatatatatatatatatatatatatatatatatatttatatatatacagtatatacatgtatgtatatgcatacatatatatatatatatatatatatatatatatatatatacatatatatgtatatatatatatatatatatatatatatatatatatatatatatatatgcatacatatacacatacataatatatatatatatatatatatatatatatatatatatatatatatatatatatatgaatatatatatatatatatatatacttatttatatatatataaatatatatttatacacacacacacatatatatatatatatatatatatatatatatatatatatatatatatatatatatatatatatatatatatatctatatatatatatatatatatatatatatataatatatatatatatatatatataaatatatatatatatatatatatatatatatatacatatatatatatatatatatatatatatatatatatatatatatatatatatatatatatatatacatatatatatatatatatatatatatatatatatataatatatatatacatacataatatatatatatatatatatatatatatatatatatatatatatatatatatatatatatatatatatatatatatatatatatatatatatatatatatatatgtatatatatatgaatacatgcaagctatatatatatatatatatatatatatatatatatatatatatatatatatatgtgtgtgtgtgtgtgtgtgtgtgtgtgtgtgtttgtgtgtgtgagtgtgtgtttgaggaTTAGAATCATCACAAATTAGCGCTCAGATATATTTTGTTGATTGTTATTCTTATTGATTCCGGGGCGGTAATTCGGATTAAAAGCTATCAATAGTGTCACCTGGTGGGTTGTTACGTCGTGGAATTCCAGTCGGCACTTAAGGTTCAAACTTCTTTCAGAGCCTCTGGTGATATTATTGGTAGCGACCTcgccttccatttgaaggggctagggtttgatcccaatattaaatgaaatttatttctatttgagcacgaaattgtgtttattttcatccattattattattattattattattattattattattattattattattattattattattttattatcattattattattattattattattattattattattattattattattattattattattattattaagcacatTCGTATCGCTATCGGAATAAACTTCGTGTGTGGTAAACACTCATAAGTTTTTCTGGTACTTTATGTAATTTGTTTAAGAGTTTAGTCCTTAGagtaggttaactattttcattaggtGTCAAGACTAAAcgtttttgtaaaatttaatttccagtgaaacaggtTATTATATAACTTTCaaagtataataattttttttgtgttAGTTAGAGTTTTGTTCTGAATTAATATTtcgagaaatttattttttatgcaaattcttccaaagtgttgtaatttttatagaatatatttatttttgtaaagagtgtaatattttcgatcaccagtgtttgttACAAAACTCTGTTTTATCCCTATTATATAATCGAAGtaggaggttgttttgaatagttcttaataataattacacaggTTTTATTTAGTGTACTcaaaagacctttgaatattcagtggtTTTGTATATTTCTGTGTGgggtttatataattttctcagagttcgggtaatattcatatataacagaattatataaaaccaaacatgtgagtttggaacACGAGAGGTTGTGTAACTTGGCAGCCGtaaaatatagtatataatttaattcccagataaggggaccatatatatatatatatatatatatatatatatatatatatatatatatatatatatatatatatatgtatgtatatatatatatatatatatatatatatatatatatatatatatatatatatatatatatatatatatatatatatatatgtgtgtgtgtgtgtgtgtgtgtgtgtgtgtgtgggtgtgtgtgtgtgttcttacgaagctggtctagtgtagagtacatacaatagtttatttatgattttatttatatttcatttgtgctttGAAGAGAGGTTACCCAGCTCTAAAGATGAGTTcccctcgtgtagatttaagtatattatgtaaattacgtaagactttcgtcgttaattttattgtattctttatacaagtcagtatatgtaaatttacattatttttaagaattagctttttatttcacgtatgtttgtgaCGAAGTGTTACGTAAACTATTTGAAAGTgatgtgggattcgtgcgagatttGAACAAGGGCttgtgtaatgttcttttatatttctatgagttaTTGCGTCATTGTTATGAAAGAATATGCAATGATTATGGGAgccatgtgttttggaagtttCTGGATTtagctaggtttcatatatataaaaataccccCAGAGATTTCTAGCCTTAAGTATGCCATCTCCCCTCTCCCTCACTTAAGCA encodes the following:
- the LOC137622552 gene encoding protein FAM200C-like, which gives rise to MFECVQEFVVDTALGSSDTLEARSSNLLHTPSSDSEKRMSKHCGPSQRADYAITQTIYLLAISPLRDDQLKHPTTEHEQSLEALQAKRAGYEKKGALPQLRFNPVQKPLLQASYEVAYQCIRAKASHSTPENLITPCTIRMVELILGTEVAKKMKDVPLSNNVIGGRVEDVSCEILDQIVEEIQASPTRISLQLDELTDVSNLSQLIVYTRYIKDGQIKEEFLFCLALQTTTKAADVIRLLDEFFQKHQIKWEKVGSVCTEGAPAMLGNKSGFAALVKERVPYIIMKHCVLHCHALAVKTLPSHFKEVLSVCVKVVNYIRGCALNHRVFKLF
- the LOC137622460 gene encoding protein FAM200C-like, with the protein product MGLQYFSQSISDFAENFEDEISILSLSYLADIFGHLNDLNLSMQGMFANYIDCTEKVEAFKKKISLWKRRIQGGNVGRFPILDEKHGDKIIQRMLVENIVAHLSLLETTMAQYFPMDHSFPEWIQQPFLADMDDDDNLKEELIDLQVNQGCQIKFRIVPLSGFWCDHLVAYPGLSKAALEMIISFATTYLCEKAFSAILHIKTTARNRLQIGLLHDMRVALVNIKPRIEKLVAYKQ